From one Gemmobacter sp. genomic stretch:
- a CDS encoding DUF2460 domain-containing protein — MAFHEVRFPDAISRGARGGPERRTQVVELASGDEERNASWANSRRRYDIAYGIRRADDLAAVVAFFEARNGRLCGFRFKDWADYTSCLPSQAPGPLDQVIGTGDGATTLFPLVKRYISGAQTWTRAITRPVAGTTRIALGGVEQAEGWAVDPSSGFVTFAAPPANGAAITAGFEFDVPVRFDTDTLDVTLDLERMGSIPSIPLLEIRR; from the coding sequence ATGGCTTTCCACGAGGTCCGGTTTCCGGACGCGATCAGCCGTGGTGCGCGCGGCGGGCCGGAACGGCGCACGCAGGTGGTGGAACTCGCCTCGGGCGACGAGGAAAGGAATGCCAGCTGGGCCAACTCGCGGCGCCGCTATGACATTGCCTATGGCATCCGGCGTGCCGACGATCTGGCGGCGGTGGTCGCCTTCTTCGAGGCCCGCAACGGCCGCCTCTGTGGCTTCCGCTTCAAGGACTGGGCCGATTACACGTCCTGCCTGCCGTCGCAGGCGCCGGGGCCACTGGATCAGGTGATCGGCACCGGCGACGGGGCAACCACCCTGTTCCCGCTGGTGAAGCGCTACATCTCCGGTGCGCAGACCTGGACGCGAGCGATCACCAGGCCTGTCGCTGGCACAACCCGAATCGCGCTCGGCGGGGTGGAACAAGCCGAGGGCTGGGCTGTCGATCCGAGCTCCGGCTTTGTCACCTTCGCGGCCCCGCCCGCCAATGGCGCTGCGATCACCGCAGGCTTCGAGTTCGACGTCCCGGTCCGCTTCGACACCGACACGCTCGACGTGACGCTGGACCTCGAGCGCATGGGCTCGATCCCCTCCATTCCGCTTCTGGAGATCCGCAGATGA
- a CDS encoding tape measure protein yields the protein MAQKRVSVRLVAEGGRQVKAEFQGVGDAGESNFRRIERQVDITGAVVRRVMGILGAAISTSQLVAYANQWTDLRSRVDLATGSQEAGAAVMDRLAAMARRTYSSLGQTTESWLANATALRELGLTTGESLDFTEALNNAMVVSGARAERAASVQTALSRAMALGKLSGDNLNTVIQSGGRLAELLAAKLGTTVSGLRTLGQEGAITGDVIRTTLIGNLDLLREEADSMPATIGDAFTLIGNAALQLVGTWDQMLGASSTVAGALIGLADNLERLAAIGLAFAGLMAGRWVAGLVAGRVATLGLSGALTLLRGALIRTGIGALVVGAGELIYWFGQLVKGAGGFGAALELLGNLARAVWDGIKATTSSLVDDFRALKADIEGIWTRLMAFLASKWAGFLGMIGPTFNAVSERIGADVRIDWFGAEAQASMLEHAASNAGTMADRYRQRAANTRAGAFDGVRPAMTALVEAVNGSGTETDDALGAAAAGAGRVTAALNAAETAAGSAGAAGRSAGEQTKAGTKAAATGWQAVTAALANYATKAREIGGDIGDTLVGAFQSAETAIGEFVKSGKLKFGDLVTSLIADLAKLAARRFILGPIANALSGALGGAGGMFASVLHAGGMVGAPGPGRVVPALAFAHAPRMHSGGWAGLRPDEVPAILQRGERVLSRREAAGYGATAPVAAAPVSITIMTRDAESFRQSRTQVASDIARAVSMGRRGM from the coding sequence ATGGCCCAGAAACGCGTTTCCGTCCGCCTTGTCGCCGAGGGCGGTCGGCAGGTGAAGGCCGAGTTTCAGGGCGTCGGCGATGCGGGCGAGAGCAATTTCCGGCGCATCGAGCGGCAGGTCGACATCACCGGCGCGGTGGTGCGCCGGGTGATGGGCATCCTCGGCGCCGCAATCAGCACGAGCCAGCTCGTGGCCTATGCCAACCAGTGGACCGACCTGCGCTCGCGGGTCGATCTCGCCACCGGCAGCCAGGAAGCGGGCGCGGCCGTCATGGACCGGTTGGCCGCCATGGCACGGCGGACCTATTCGAGCCTCGGCCAGACCACGGAGTCCTGGCTTGCCAATGCCACGGCGCTGCGCGAGCTGGGGCTGACGACGGGGGAAAGCCTCGATTTCACCGAGGCGCTGAACAACGCCATGGTGGTGTCGGGCGCGCGGGCCGAACGCGCCGCCTCGGTACAGACCGCACTTTCGCGGGCCATGGCGCTCGGCAAGCTCAGTGGCGATAACCTCAACACCGTTATCCAGAGCGGCGGGCGGCTCGCGGAACTGCTGGCGGCCAAGCTCGGCACCACCGTCTCGGGCCTGCGCACCCTCGGCCAGGAGGGCGCGATCACTGGCGATGTCATCCGCACGACGCTGATCGGCAATCTCGACCTGCTGCGCGAGGAAGCCGACAGCATGCCGGCAACCATCGGCGATGCCTTCACGCTGATCGGCAACGCCGCCCTGCAGCTGGTCGGCACCTGGGATCAGATGCTTGGTGCCTCATCGACGGTGGCCGGAGCGCTGATCGGGCTCGCCGACAATCTCGAGAGGCTGGCGGCCATCGGGCTTGCCTTTGCGGGCCTCATGGCCGGGCGCTGGGTCGCGGGGCTCGTTGCTGGCCGCGTCGCGACCCTCGGCCTGTCCGGCGCGCTGACGCTCCTGCGCGGTGCCCTGATCCGCACCGGGATCGGGGCGCTGGTCGTCGGCGCAGGCGAGTTGATCTACTGGTTCGGCCAGCTGGTGAAGGGCGCCGGGGGCTTTGGCGCGGCGTTGGAGCTGCTGGGCAATCTCGCCCGTGCTGTCTGGGACGGGATCAAGGCCACCACCAGTTCGCTGGTCGACGACTTCCGGGCACTGAAGGCAGACATCGAAGGCATCTGGACCCGGCTGATGGCCTTCCTGGCCAGCAAATGGGCCGGGTTCCTCGGGATGATCGGTCCGACCTTCAATGCGGTGTCGGAGCGGATCGGCGCGGATGTCCGGATCGACTGGTTCGGGGCCGAGGCCCAGGCCTCGATGCTCGAGCACGCAGCCAGCAATGCAGGCACCATGGCCGACCGCTATCGCCAGCGCGCGGCGAACACCCGGGCCGGGGCCTTTGACGGCGTGCGCCCGGCAATGACCGCGCTGGTCGAGGCGGTGAACGGCTCCGGGACGGAAACTGACGATGCGCTCGGGGCAGCTGCGGCCGGGGCCGGGCGCGTCACGGCAGCGCTGAACGCGGCGGAAACGGCGGCCGGGAGTGCCGGAGCCGCTGGACGCAGTGCTGGCGAGCAGACAAAGGCCGGTACCAAGGCTGCCGCGACCGGCTGGCAGGCGGTCACGGCCGCCCTGGCCAACTACGCGACCAAGGCCCGCGAGATCGGCGGCGACATCGGCGATACGCTGGTCGGGGCCTTCCAGAGTGCCGAGACGGCCATCGGCGAGTTCGTGAAGTCCGGCAAGCTGAAATTCGGCGACCTGGTGACCTCGCTGATCGCCGATCTGGCGAAGCTGGCGGCGCGACGCTTCATCCTCGGCCCCATAGCCAATGCGCTGTCTGGCGCACTGGGCGGTGCGGGCGGGATGTTCGCCTCGGTCCTTCATGCAGGCGGCATGGTCGGCGCCCCAGGTCCCGGCCGGGTGGTCCCGGCGCTGGCCTTCGCCCATGCCCCCCGCATGCATTCCGGCGGCTGGGCGGGCCTGCGGCCCGACGAGGTGCCCGCCATCTTGCAGCGCGGGGAACGGGTACTGTCGCGCCGCGAGGCGGCCGGGTACGGCGCCACCGCTCCAGTCGCCGCCGCACCGGTGAGCATCACCATCATGACGCGCGACGCCGAGAGCTTCCGCCAGTCGCGCACGCAGGTCGCCAGCGACATCGCCCGCGCGGTGTCGATGGGGCGGCGCGGCATGTGA
- a CDS encoding baseplate multidomain protein megatron, which produces MASLVLGAIGTAIGGSFGGTLLGLSGATIGGMIGSAAGSVVDSLIVASLAPGQRVEGQRLDVLRVTASTEGGTIPQLYGRMRIGGNVIWATDFREEVRTTTQGGGKGGGGGVTTTEYLYSCSFAVALCEGAITGIGRIWADAKPMDMTGVTWRWYPGDEAQLPDPLIATLSAPGRSPAYRGTAYVVFEDLALERFGNRIPQLSFEVFRPLAEPDSAEGLIRAVTLGPGTGEFALATSLVRRSGADAGAENVNARADTPDLVVSLDQLQAQLPLVESVSLLVGWFGSDLRAGACEIRPKVEIAAKATTPEWSVAGLTRATAQVVSSHYGRPSWGGTPSDASVIEAIQELKARGLRVTVQPVILMDIPPGNTLPNPYGDNAAQTGQAAYPWCGRITCSPAPGYQDTVDKTAAAAAQVAAFFDGAWSLRRMILHHAQLCATAGGVDAFLIGSDLPGITTIRSGASSYPAVAALKALAAEVRTILGPTTRISYAAHGSEGFGHRPADCSNDVYFHLDPLWSDPNIDFVGIQCDWPLSDWRDGFDHADAQQGWAAPQDPAYLRSAVAGGEGFYWIYASEADRLAQVRTPILDPAHGKPWVFRSKDIGSWWANPHHDRPGGVERATPTAWIPQSKPVVFTAFGCPAVDRGANQPGATFDPKSSETQLPHFSRGWRDDAIQRSYLEVMLGFWSDPANNPTSALTGQPMLDLACCAARSWDARPHPAFPALTDIWPDTATWPLGPSLSGRLGSVPLPALVRDLCRSAGLLDAQIDTSGLWGQVEGLVIAGLDAPRATLTMLARHFGFDATESEGRIRFALRGRAPVARITTDPLAHGLGLLDWTDAGAPLDWSEDDLPLIWLDGEDLPMGELVANPPGEALELTRAQESELPQALKWQIARSDGDYDMTAVEARRITVASARIASDSFPIAVPPEEAERRCRRALVEVWAGRETASFRLPPSQLALDPGDVLALDHDGRSLRFRITRIADSDSRLIEAVAEDREAHDLAPGGAVAPRLSRPITFAPPDVLFLDVPALLDTDAAHQPLVAASTKPWPGTVALYASTSTDGFELLTLLPRRARIGRLITALPVGPLGRWDHAAVLDIVLDHGALTSTTALDLLGGANLLAVEGPSGWELLQAREATLIGPGQYRLRQLLRGQRGTETAMGAAPGAPLVVIDAACQRLPVPLAGLGQPRTFRAGPASRPLTDGSYTETQFTPHGIGLRPFAPAHLRARRNPDTGDIALTWTRRSRAPEADSWEGFEVPLGEEVEGYEATIHATAGGPALRSLSVATPQATYTAAQQAADFGAPLPPGAFLTFTLRQLSMAVGPGSPRQETRPI; this is translated from the coding sequence ATGGCCTCCCTCGTCCTCGGCGCGATCGGCACCGCCATCGGCGGCAGTTTCGGCGGAACCCTGCTCGGCCTCTCGGGTGCCACCATCGGCGGCATGATCGGCTCCGCCGCAGGCTCGGTGGTCGACAGCCTGATCGTCGCCTCGCTGGCCCCCGGACAGCGGGTGGAAGGCCAGCGGCTCGACGTGCTGCGCGTCACCGCCTCGACCGAAGGCGGCACCATCCCGCAGCTTTACGGCCGGATGCGGATCGGCGGCAACGTGATCTGGGCCACGGATTTCCGCGAGGAGGTCCGCACCACCACCCAAGGCGGTGGCAAGGGCGGCGGCGGGGGCGTCACCACAACCGAATACCTCTATTCCTGTTCGTTCGCCGTGGCTCTTTGTGAAGGTGCCATAACCGGCATCGGCCGCATCTGGGCCGATGCCAAGCCGATGGACATGACCGGCGTGACCTGGCGGTGGTATCCGGGCGATGAGGCGCAACTGCCCGATCCGCTGATCGCCACCCTTTCCGCCCCCGGTCGGTCCCCGGCCTATCGCGGCACGGCCTATGTCGTCTTCGAGGACCTGGCCCTCGAGCGGTTCGGCAACCGCATCCCGCAGCTCAGCTTCGAGGTGTTCCGCCCGCTGGCCGAGCCGGACAGTGCCGAAGGGCTGATCCGCGCCGTTACCCTTGGCCCTGGCACCGGCGAGTTCGCGCTGGCCACCAGCCTCGTGCGCCGCAGCGGGGCAGACGCCGGGGCCGAGAATGTCAACGCCCGTGCCGACACCCCCGATCTCGTGGTCTCGCTCGATCAGCTGCAGGCGCAATTGCCGCTGGTGGAAAGCGTCAGCCTGCTGGTCGGCTGGTTCGGCTCGGACCTGCGCGCCGGGGCCTGCGAGATTCGACCCAAGGTGGAGATCGCGGCGAAGGCGACCACGCCGGAGTGGTCGGTGGCGGGGCTGACCCGGGCGACCGCACAGGTGGTCTCCTCGCATTATGGTCGCCCTTCCTGGGGTGGCACGCCGTCGGATGCCTCCGTGATCGAGGCGATCCAGGAACTGAAGGCGCGCGGGTTGCGCGTGACCGTCCAGCCCGTCATCCTGATGGATATCCCGCCCGGCAACACGCTGCCGAACCCCTATGGCGACAACGCGGCCCAGACCGGCCAAGCTGCTTATCCCTGGTGCGGGCGGATCACCTGTTCTCCGGCGCCCGGCTACCAAGACACGGTGGACAAGACTGCTGCCGCCGCAGCACAGGTTGCGGCCTTCTTCGACGGCGCGTGGAGCCTGCGCCGGATGATCCTGCATCATGCCCAGCTTTGCGCCACCGCCGGGGGGGTCGATGCCTTCCTGATCGGCTCGGACCTGCCCGGCATCACCACGATCCGCTCGGGGGCGAGCAGCTATCCCGCCGTCGCCGCTCTGAAGGCCCTCGCCGCCGAGGTGCGCACCATCCTCGGCCCCACCACCCGCATCAGCTATGCCGCGCATGGGTCGGAAGGGTTCGGCCACCGGCCTGCCGATTGCAGCAACGATGTGTATTTCCACCTCGATCCGCTGTGGTCGGACCCGAACATCGACTTCGTCGGTATCCAGTGCGACTGGCCGCTGTCGGACTGGCGCGACGGGTTCGACCATGCGGACGCGCAGCAAGGCTGGGCCGCGCCCCAGGACCCGGCTTACCTGCGCAGCGCTGTCGCGGGTGGCGAGGGCTTCTACTGGATTTACGCCTCCGAGGCGGACCGTCTGGCGCAGGTCCGGACCCCGATCCTCGATCCCGCCCATGGCAAGCCCTGGGTCTTTCGCAGCAAGGACATCGGCAGCTGGTGGGCCAACCCGCATCATGATCGCCCGGGCGGGGTGGAACGCGCCACGCCCACCGCATGGATCCCCCAATCGAAGCCGGTGGTGTTCACCGCCTTCGGCTGTCCTGCCGTCGACCGCGGCGCGAACCAGCCCGGGGCAACCTTCGACCCCAAATCTTCGGAGACCCAGCTGCCGCATTTCTCCCGCGGCTGGCGCGACGATGCCATCCAGCGCAGCTATCTCGAGGTGATGCTGGGCTTCTGGTCCGATCCGGCAAATAACCCGACCTCGGCGCTCACCGGCCAGCCCATGCTCGACCTTGCCTGCTGCGCGGCCCGGTCCTGGGACGCCCGGCCCCATCCCGCCTTTCCTGCCTTGACCGACATCTGGCCCGACACCGCAACCTGGCCGCTCGGCCCCTCGCTGTCCGGGCGGCTCGGGTCGGTGCCGCTCCCCGCCCTCGTCCGCGATCTGTGCCGCAGCGCAGGGCTGCTCGACGCACAGATCGACACCTCCGGCCTCTGGGGCCAGGTCGAAGGGCTGGTGATCGCCGGTCTCGATGCCCCCCGCGCCACCCTCACCATGCTGGCCCGGCACTTCGGCTTTGACGCCACCGAATCCGAAGGCCGCATCCGCTTTGCCCTGCGCGGCCGTGCGCCCGTCGCGCGCATCACCACCGATCCGCTGGCCCATGGCCTCGGGCTGCTCGACTGGACCGACGCAGGCGCGCCGCTCGACTGGTCCGAGGACGACCTGCCGCTGATCTGGCTCGACGGCGAGGACCTGCCCATGGGCGAGCTGGTCGCCAACCCGCCGGGCGAGGCGCTGGAGCTGACCCGCGCGCAGGAATCCGAACTGCCCCAGGCGCTGAAGTGGCAGATCGCCCGCTCGGATGGCGATTACGACATGACGGCCGTCGAAGCGCGACGCATCACCGTGGCCTCCGCCCGCATCGCCTCGGACAGCTTCCCCATCGCTGTCCCACCCGAGGAGGCCGAGCGCCGCTGCCGCCGCGCGCTGGTCGAGGTCTGGGCAGGCCGCGAAACCGCCAGCTTCCGCCTGCCGCCGTCGCAGCTGGCCCTCGACCCGGGCGATGTGCTGGCCCTCGACCACGATGGCCGCAGCCTGCGCTTCCGGATCACCCGCATCGCCGACAGCGACAGCCGCCTGATCGAGGCCGTGGCCGAGGATCGCGAGGCCCACGATCTCGCACCGGGCGGCGCAGTCGCGCCGCGGCTGTCGCGGCCCATCACCTTCGCCCCGCCGGATGTGCTGTTCCTCGATGTCCCGGCGCTGCTCGACACGGACGCGGCACACCAGCCACTCGTCGCCGCGTCAACGAAGCCTTGGCCCGGCACGGTCGCGCTTTACGCCAGCACCAGTACGGACGGCTTCGAACTGCTCACCCTGCTGCCCCGCCGCGCCCGGATCGGGCGGCTGATCACCGCCTTGCCTGTCGGGCCGCTGGGGCGCTGGGATCATGCCGCCGTCCTGGACATCGTTCTCGACCATGGCGCACTGACCAGCACGACCGCGCTGGACCTGCTGGGCGGGGCCAACTTGCTGGCCGTCGAGGGACCTTCAGGTTGGGAACTGCTGCAAGCCCGCGAAGCCACGCTAATCGGTCCCGGCCAGTACCGCTTGCGCCAACTGCTACGCGGCCAGCGCGGAACGGAAACCGCCATGGGGGCCGCACCGGGCGCACCGCTGGTCGTCATCGACGCCGCCTGCCAGCGCCTGCCCGTGCCCCTCGCGGGCCTCGGCCAGCCCCGCACCTTCCGCGCCGGTCCTGCCAGCCGCCCGCTGACCGACGGCAGCTACACCGAAACCCAATTCACCCCGCACGGCATCGGCCTGCGCCCCTTTGCCCCCGCCCATCTCCGCGCCCGCCGCAACCCCGACACCGGCGACATAGCCCTCACCTGGACCCGCCGCAGCCGGGCGCCAGAGGCCGACAGCTGGGAAGGCTTCGAGGTGCCGCTGGGGGAGGAGGTCGAGGGTTATGAGGCTACCATTCATGCGACAGCGGGCGGGCCAGCTCTGCGCAGTCTGAGCGTGGCCACACCGCAGGCGACCTATACTGCCGCGCAGCAAGCTGCGGACTTCGGGGCCCCGCTGCCTCCAGGCGCCTTTCTCACTTTCACCCTGCGCCAGCTTTCCATGGCCGTCGGCCCCGGCTCGCCCCGGCAAGAAACACGTCCAATCTGA
- a CDS encoding DUF2163 domain-containing protein: protein MKSLPPALQTHLDDGTTTLAWCWRITRGDGVTFGFTDHDRVLSFDGTAFEPESGLTASEVRSGSDLSVDAQEAEGVLSSDRITETDILDGRWDNAAVELWRVNWQDPTQRVLLRRGAIGQIRRGRVAFVAEVRSLAHLLGQAVGRTFQAQCDAALGDARCGVDLEGAAFKGSGTVAQVIRSRVMLAEGLTGFAPGWFTHGWLEWVSGANAGRRAEIALHEVSEGLAILTLLEEPVRPISEGDGFTIRAGCDKRIGTCAARFGNAVNFRGFPTIPGQDSVLRYATRDGGHDGGVL, encoded by the coding sequence GTGAAATCTCTCCCGCCCGCTTTGCAGACCCATCTCGACGATGGCACGACGACGCTGGCCTGGTGCTGGCGGATCACGCGCGGGGATGGCGTGACCTTCGGCTTCACCGACCACGACCGGGTGCTGTCCTTTGACGGCACCGCGTTCGAGCCGGAAAGCGGGCTGACAGCCTCCGAGGTGCGGTCTGGTTCCGACCTCTCCGTCGACGCGCAGGAGGCTGAAGGCGTGCTGAGCTCCGACCGGATCACCGAGACCGACATCCTCGACGGCCGTTGGGACAATGCTGCGGTGGAGCTCTGGCGGGTCAACTGGCAGGATCCCACGCAGCGTGTCCTTTTGCGGCGCGGAGCCATTGGCCAGATCCGGCGCGGAAGGGTCGCCTTTGTGGCCGAGGTGCGCAGCCTCGCGCATCTGCTGGGTCAGGCGGTCGGGCGGACGTTTCAGGCGCAATGCGATGCCGCCTTGGGCGATGCGCGCTGCGGGGTCGATCTGGAGGGTGCTGCATTCAAAGGCAGCGGCACGGTCGCGCAGGTGATCCGAAGCCGGGTCATGCTGGCCGAGGGGCTGACCGGGTTCGCGCCGGGTTGGTTCACCCATGGCTGGCTGGAATGGGTGAGCGGGGCCAATGCCGGGCGGCGCGCCGAGATCGCGCTGCACGAAGTCTCCGAGGGCCTCGCCATCCTGACCCTGCTGGAGGAGCCGGTGCGCCCCATCTCCGAAGGCGACGGCTTCACGATACGGGCGGGCTGCGACAAGCGGATTGGCACATGCGCCGCCCGGTTCGGCAATGCGGTGAATTTCCGCGGCTTCCCGACCATCCCCGGTCAGGACAGCGTCCTGCGCTATGCCACCCGCGATGGCGGCCATGACGGGGGCGTGCTGTGA
- a CDS encoding NlpC/P60 family protein — translation MTLGPSYPAAAPAADSAHVIAVARTWLGTPYHDQASLRGVGCDCLGLARGVWRAVVGPEPFPIPPYSRDWGETGPIEVLADGARRMMIEVPPAEAPPGALLLFRMRPGAIAKHVGILTGPKTFLHAYERVGVIEEPLTPTWRRRIAFAFLFPEL, via the coding sequence GTGACGCTGGGCCCGTCCTATCCGGCCGCAGCCCCTGCCGCCGACTCCGCCCATGTCATCGCCGTGGCCCGCACCTGGCTCGGCACGCCTTACCACGACCAGGCCAGCCTGCGCGGCGTGGGCTGCGACTGCCTTGGCCTTGCCCGCGGTGTCTGGCGCGCGGTGGTGGGGCCTGAACCCTTCCCGATCCCGCCTTACAGCCGCGACTGGGGCGAGACCGGGCCGATCGAGGTTCTGGCCGACGGCGCGCGGCGCATGATGATCGAAGTACCCCCGGCCGAGGCCCCGCCCGGTGCGCTGCTGCTGTTCCGCATGCGCCCCGGCGCCATCGCCAAGCATGTCGGCATCCTGACCGGCCCCAAGACCTTCCTCCACGCCTATGAACGCGTGGGCGTGATCGAGGAACCCCTCACCCCAACCTGGCGGCGGCGCATCGCCTTCGCCTTCCTGTTTCCGGAACTGTGA
- a CDS encoding lysozyme encodes MQTSPRGLLALVRHEGIVPAPYLDSARVWTFGIGHTAAAGAPDPATMPRGMPADLDAAIREAFRVFQSDLARYEADVLRAVKVPLERHEFDALVSFHYNTGGIARAALTRALNAGNRTAVADGFMGWLKPAAIRCRRETERDLFRDGRYPTGTIPVWAVDRNGRVDFSRPVRRLTEAEALALLRPATGSPPPASTTSTATPPALLSPPATLTSRLLAFLKSLIGGPT; translated from the coding sequence ATGCAGACCAGCCCCCGTGGCCTCCTGGCGCTGGTACGCCATGAAGGTATCGTGCCCGCGCCCTACCTTGACAGCGCCCGCGTGTGGACCTTTGGCATCGGCCACACGGCCGCAGCCGGGGCACCCGATCCCGCCACGATGCCGCGCGGCATGCCCGCCGATCTCGATGCCGCGATCCGCGAGGCGTTCCGGGTCTTCCAGTCCGACCTCGCGCGTTACGAGGCTGACGTTTTGCGCGCCGTGAAGGTGCCGCTCGAGCGGCACGAATTCGATGCGCTGGTCAGCTTCCACTACAACACTGGCGGCATCGCGAGAGCCGCGCTGACGAGGGCTCTGAACGCGGGCAACCGCACGGCGGTGGCTGACGGCTTCATGGGCTGGCTCAAGCCCGCCGCGATCCGTTGTCGACGCGAGACCGAGCGCGATCTGTTCCGCGATGGCCGCTATCCGACCGGAACCATTCCGGTCTGGGCGGTCGACCGCAATGGCCGGGTCGATTTCTCGCGCCCCGTGCGGAGGCTGACCGAGGCGGAGGCGCTGGCGCTTCTGCGCCCCGCCACAGGCTCACCGCCGCCAGCATCCACGACCAGTACAGCCACCCCGCCGGCCCTCCTGTCGCCCCCGGCGACGCTGACCAGTCGCCTTCTCGCCTTCCTCAAGTCCCTGATCGGAGGACCGACATGA
- a CDS encoding phage tail tube protein: MARAQGARARMALAFETTYGTPPASGYTRMPFASASLGAEQPLLNSELLGYGRDPLAPIKDAVTADGDVVVPLDAEAFGFWLKAAFGAPTTTGTAPGPFTHTFQSGSWTLPSMAIETAMPEVPRYAMYTGVVLDQLSWQMQRSGLLTATARLVAQGETVATTSGAGTPAELDLIRFGHFNGGIKRNGTALGNVISTEITYANNFDRIETIRADGLIDGADPGMAALTGRIEVRFADQVLANQAITGDPCEIQLAWTLLSGQSLTITVHAVYLPRPRIEIPGPQGIQASFDWQAARDPTLGRMCTVTLVNDIEGY, encoded by the coding sequence ATGGCACGAGCCCAGGGGGCGCGGGCGCGGATGGCGCTTGCGTTCGAGACGACCTATGGCACGCCGCCCGCCAGCGGCTACACGCGGATGCCGTTTGCCAGCGCCTCGCTCGGCGCGGAACAGCCGCTGCTGAACTCCGAGCTTCTCGGCTATGGCCGCGATCCGCTGGCGCCGATCAAGGATGCGGTCACCGCCGACGGCGATGTCGTTGTCCCGCTTGACGCAGAGGCCTTCGGCTTCTGGCTGAAGGCCGCGTTTGGCGCGCCGACCACCACCGGAACCGCACCAGGACCGTTCACCCATACCTTCCAGTCCGGCAGCTGGACGCTACCCAGCATGGCGATCGAGACCGCCATGCCCGAGGTGCCGCGCTATGCCATGTATACAGGCGTGGTGCTGGACCAGCTTAGCTGGCAGATGCAGCGCTCGGGTTTGCTGACGGCCACCGCGCGGCTTGTGGCGCAGGGCGAGACGGTCGCCACCACCAGCGGCGCGGGAACACCGGCGGAACTCGACCTGATCCGCTTCGGTCACTTCAACGGTGGGATCAAGCGCAACGGTACAGCGCTCGGCAACGTGATTTCCACCGAAATCACCTACGCCAACAATTTCGACCGGATCGAGACCATCCGCGCAGACGGCCTGATCGACGGCGCGGATCCCGGCATGGCGGCGCTGACGGGGCGGATCGAGGTGCGCTTTGCCGATCAGGTTCTGGCAAACCAGGCCATCACCGGGGATCCGTGCGAGATCCAGCTCGCCTGGACGCTGCTGTCGGGCCAGAGCCTGACCATCACCGTTCACGCGGTCTACCTGCCGCGCCCGCGCATCGAGATCCCGGGGCCGCAGGGCATCCAGGCCAGCTTCGACTGGCAGGCGGCCCGCGACCCCACGCTGGGCCGAATGTGCACCGTTACCCTTGTCAACGACATCGAAGGCTATTGA
- a CDS encoding thermonuclease family protein, translating into MEVMRIPWSSSAFSSSGWPIIVKMLVPILVVLVVLVSSLSAQTDTVSGKVRHVTDGDTFSLRGIDQSIRVWGLDAPERNERGASAATSILRGLISGQSLTCRVRDIDRYGRIVGQCFLPDGRDIAAVMIAAGVAREYCRFSGGYYRTCRRK; encoded by the coding sequence ATGGAAGTCATGCGCATTCCATGGTCCAGTTCCGCGTTCAGCAGCTCCGGCTGGCCGATCATCGTCAAGATGCTCGTTCCGATACTGGTCGTGCTTGTTGTTCTTGTCAGTTCACTGTCCGCGCAGACCGACACTGTCAGTGGAAAGGTCCGTCATGTGACCGATGGCGATACGTTCTCTCTGCGGGGCATTGATCAGTCGATCCGTGTCTGGGGCCTCGACGCTCCGGAACGCAACGAACGGGGCGCGTCTGCAGCAACTTCGATCCTGCGAGGACTGATCTCGGGACAAAGTCTGACCTGCCGCGTGCGCGACATCGATCGCTATGGCCGGATCGTCGGCCAGTGCTTCCTTCCTGACGGGCGCGACATCGCTGCCGTGATGATCGCCGCAGGCGTGGCGCGAGAGTATTGCCGTTTCTCGGGCGGTTACTACCGAACATGTCGCCGCAAGTGA